In Pristis pectinata isolate sPriPec2 chromosome 2, sPriPec2.1.pri, whole genome shotgun sequence, the sequence TGTAAATAAGAGGTCATCCTCAGCCACGTCATACAGTTTGAGGATCTACAGCAGACCTACTGTTGAAATTAATTAACCTAGCCACAGAGCTTTATGTTatttaaaaaatggattaattttaatttatctccTTTTTTTGCCCCTCTCTCTCAATCCAgtctttctcctttctctttatttccttttGCTTCTAATATATATTACAGTGTCTGCCACTATCGGGAGCTATGTGGtgccggactagcagattttctggatgatTGGATGCTACTCCTGTTAATATCCCagcacacttttatttcaaactgctgaaggaactcagcggattgtgCAGCATCcagggaggcaaagggatagtcaatgtttcaggtcaaggtcaTATATCAGgaggctgctcaacctgctgagttcctcctgctgtttgtttttgcttcagattacacttttatttcagtttgttttATATACATGAATTTAAATATAGTGGAATACtgagctccagtgagtttaaagataaTGGGTAATagaacctggtgagtttcagtttgtatgtttcagcttgatgatgTAAGCAATCCGGACACCTGCTCTGGCTGCACCTACACGTATATTGGCAATGACCTTCCTTACAGCATGATTGTTCCTGACTAGTTTGTTGAATTATTTACATACAGTAAGGGAGATCCGAAGGGTATGACTTTTAATAGAAAATAACTGCATAAGGGCCACTTACGAGTAATTCAGCATATACTTTGTATTTCTAATAGGTTACGAGATCTGGGTTTTGACGTGTCTGCCTACGACAACCTCAAGTCAACAGAAATCTTGGAGATAATTCACAAAGGTAACACCTTAGATTTGTCAGTTTTGAGCCCAGCTTTGGCAATTACTTGTTGGCTTTTAACTACTTGCTAGGTATTTCTTCCCAAGGATACATGGACATTACAATACTCTTAACAATTGTTGGAAACTTCCATTAATGCTAGAttgaaaattaaatcaattaaacGCAATGACTTGGGTTGGTGTGATACAATAGACCTTGTAAAGCAATAATTTTGAAAAAGATATTTTACCATCATGTAGAATGTTTGAATTGACCTGTATTTTGTCccagttttaaaattattgtcCAAAAGATCAGTGGAGCCTTATAAGGTGACTGAAATTTTGCAGGCCATTAATCTTGTCACAAGTCACAGGGTTGAAGTCctattcatagaaccatagaaggtGAATCTTCAGCCCATTAACTCTGTGATAGCTGAAGAAGCACTATTGGACTACTTCCTTTCTCGGTCTTGGTCTATAACTTTGTAGGTTGCAGCACTCTGCTTTTAAAGGGTACCTGGATGCGCACAGTGAAGGTTTCTGCCTTTGCAACAATTTCAGGCATTAGATTTCAGAAATGGACCATTCTCTTGGTGAAACCTTTTTCTCACCTCAATTTTGAATTCCCCTTTGGCTAACTGCCCAAAGCAAGCAGTCCAGCTTATTCAGTCATAGCTGACGGAAGAAAGCTAATTGAAGAAGTATTGCAGCATGCtagttgggagaggggagaagcttTTGGGTTTGGTGCTTGTAGCAGGGCAAAGATAGGCACCTTCTATTGCCAGTATGGGCAGGTGAGTatagggagaggaagagaaaggggTTTTCAAACGTAGGATAGCTTTGGGCAGTGGTAAAAGGTTGAGATGTGAAAAGAAGAGCAGCAAAGACCACTGGGGGGTTTTCTGAAGAGGCAATAGCAGTAATAATCTTGGATCTGAAAGTGTTTCTAAAGTTGTTTACATTAATGAACACAAGGAATTCAGTTTTCACAGGAACTTGGGTTCCATGGGAGTAGCAAAGGTTCTAGTTGTgaatggaaggcaggagagattttcTGAAATGTTGGTGCCCTGTGGTGGGATGTTCATGAACCAACATTTGCATAAAGAGTAATTTGTAGAAAATGGATTGAGAAGACATTTGGGCAGAGCATCCATAGAAGTGTTGATAGAGATGTTGGGGCATGATAGAAGCACCCACCCTAACAAAATGATGGATGTTGGATAATATCCTCCTCCTCCATGGGAGAGTCTGTGCCTTGGAATGACTCCAAGTAATAACATATttgtaaggttccacatggagcAAAGAGAGAGTTTTAGTTTTGTGATTTATTTCCTTGCCCTGGTATTGAATTTGTGTCTCCAGAAATATCTTTAATTCCTTAGAAATAAAATGACTCCCCTCGAAAATCCCATTCTTGATCTGTTATTTGTTACATTTGAGTTAGTTGTCTAATCCCAATTCAAAAGGTATTATAAAGATCTGGGCCATATGTGATTATATTCTTGATTTTTGCTTATTATTTTGAATCAGGGtttgactgtttttcttttcttcacAGTGGCTACTTCAGATCATTCTGATGCAGATTGCTTTTTGTGCATCTTcctcagtcatggggagaatgatCATATTTTCGCTTATGATGCAAAGATAAATCTACAAGAATTAGTTGCCCGTTTTAGAGGAGACAAATGTTCTTCTCTAGTTGGAAAACCTAAAATATTCATAATTCAGGTAAAGTGAATCGAAAGATTTtgttaaaaaaagtaaatatttGATGCTTACTATTTTTCTTAAGGTATTattgaaagtattttttttaagtattagTGCTGCATTTTGGACACCAATGCGTTATTGCTTTGTATCAGTTAAATAAGATACTTTGGTCTTTGGCACAGAAAGTCTATTAAGTtctggggggtggtggaagggggtggtggtgtgtAGTATGTAATGTTCATTGTGTGCAACTGTCTACACAAACATAAAATGGTTATTTATATTTCACCAGCCACAAAGTAGAGCTACTATACTCAGCAAAGCAGCATTCATACAAGATTCAAATAATAAAAGTCAATGTAACTCTACTTATCACtcggcagatttttaaaatattatttcaaatttagCCTTTTACGGAATCAGGTTACAAATATTTTCTGTTAAAGGTGATTTATATCATTGTAAATCTGTGTATCTGACTCTCAAATATCTACAGAAGCTCTCTATGAAATGTAGTTCATATTATTTGAAAGTTGGCTGAATGAAATTTGATGCAACATAATACACTTacttttctttgaggaggtgaccaggaaggttgatgagggtagtgtagtagatgtggtctacatggattttagtaaggcatttgacaaggttccacatggtaggcttcttcagaagatcagagggcatgagatccagggaggcttggccgtgtggattcagaattggcttgcctgtagaaagcagagggttgtggtggagggagtgcattcagattggagcgtcgtgactagtggtgtcccacaaggatcggttctgggacctctgctttttgtgacttttattaatgacttggatgagggggtagaagggtgcagacgacacaaaggttggtgttgtggatagtgtggaggactgtcgaagattgcaggggaaaactgataggatgcagagctgggctgacaagtggcagatggagttcaatccggagaagtgtgaggtggtacactttggaaggacaaactccaaggcagagtacaaagttaatggcaagattctgggtagtgtggaggagcagagggatctggggatacatagccacagatccctgaaagttgcctctcagatggatagggcagttaagaaatcttatgggatgttagctttcataagtcgtgggatcgaggttaagagccgcaaggtaatgatgcagctctacaaaactctggttagaccacacttagagtactgtgttcagttttggtcgcctcattataagaacgatgtggaggcgttggaaagggtgcagaggagatttaccaagatgctgcctggtttaaagagtatggattatgaggagagactaagggagctagggctttactctttggagagaaggaggataagaggagacatgatagaggtgtacaaaatattaagaggaatagatagagtagacaaccagtgcctctttcccagggcaccaatgctcaatacaagagggcatggctttaaagtaatgggtgggaagttcaacagagatatcagagggaggttttttacccagagagtggttggggcatagaatgtgctgcctggggcggtggtgggggcaggtacattggtcaaattcaatagattgctaaataagcatatggaggaatttaaaatagagggatatgtgggaggaaggggttaaaggtcttaggtgaggttaaaggtgggcacaacattgtgggccgaagagcctgtattgtactgtactgttctatggttctatgattaatAATGTATGTACTTACATTGTTTTGAATGACTTTGTAAGATTCAAAGGTTTTAGAAAGTTCAGTTGCAAGGCTGAGCTGTACACTTCATGATTAAACTGCAGAATATGTATCATTCCCAGCTCTGAGAAGCAAATAACTTTTCAGGAGGTGGTGTAATCAAGAAACATAAAGGTAATCCCCAGTATTATAGATATGAGTTACAATGAGAAATTGGTGAGACTTGAGTTTCCTAACCTTAAAAGAAGATGATTGGATTGTGAACTTAATCTGGAAACTAAATTCAAATTAAGGTGAATCCACTTTTGTGCTGCTGGCAAATATAAAGGAACTGAATGTACCCAAAACCAAAATACTGTGGCTGCTcgcaatctgaaatgaaaaatactcagcaaattagGCAATGTTTAACTCAgggacattaactctgtttctgtgttAATGCCTGTATGCTGTCATTTCTGCTGagcctttccaacattttctattgtaTTTTATATTTCACATAAGTAAACTTTTTCGTTGTCTTGCCTCCCTGAGAATCTCCAGCCATTGGACTGCATTCCCAGTCTGGGGTTTTCATGCATtcattctctggatgaaaaatcaTATGTAGTGTGCAAATTTCAACGAGTGGAGAGTCTAAGTTGGTATAGTTCAATTAGTGAAACATTAAACAATCCTAGGACTAATGTTAGTGACCAGTATATGGATTGGATTTGTGAATAAAGTTGGTTGGATTGAAAAGCTTGAAGATTAAAATAATAATAGTTGCAGGATATTTTTGCACTGAGGAACAAAAATGGACTAAATGCTCCACCCATCAATAATTATCTTGTgaattattctttttattttaaatatgctgATGTTTATGATTTTTCAGGCATGTCGAGGAGACAAGCATGATGATCCAGTGATGCCCAAAGATGAGGTGGATTCGATGCGCAAAAGTCCAGCAAAAAATGAAGTGGTTGTTGACGCAGGAACCATGCCCACACTACCAGCTGGTGCAGATTTTATAATGTGCTATTCAGTAGCTGAAGGTAACAGAATGCCTCAGATTTGGCAAGCATGATCATTTATTTCTCTCATTTGTCCATTCTTCATGTGCTATTTGTAAATTTTCATCCCTCAAGATGAGCACAAACTACTTGATAGCAGTATCTGCTTAAGAAATTTGAAGTATCTGAAGATCAAATGACTGTCTCATTTACACTTTTCTCTACTGAACAAAAAAGATCTAATTGGGGGAAGATCCCAGTTCTAGGCTCCCATGAATGTCAAGGAGCAGGATAAAgtaacaaagggaatttctcatAGATTCCAAGAGTTCAATGTTACAAAAAGCCTGGAGGAGGAGGTGCAAGggtgaaattaaaaatataaattaggaAGGTAAAGAGGGTGCATGAAGAAAGCAATAGTAAAACCAAGTAACATTGTAAATACATAATGGGACAGAGGATTTGATATGAAAGAGTAGGGGAAAATGCAGCTTGATTGTGGAGGTGGAAGACACAGGTAAAGTTCTGAATGAATATCTTCACAAAAGCCATCGACATTGAGAAAGTATTGGAAAGTAAATTGCCAGTCCCAGATCAAAAATATCTCAGACTCATGGAAGAAGGAAATAGCGTTGGATTTGATTATCTTTATCGAGTGCTTTCTGACGGCTGATGTGGTGCCATTATTTAAGGGAGCAAGGAATATACATCAGTGGGCAAGTCATGAGAGATGGCATACATCAGCGTTTAGGCAGAGacgagcagtccagatgaagggtcttaacccgaatcaatgattgtccatttccctccctagatgctgcctgatctgctgagttcctccagtggaacTTCAGATTACATGTATCCATATAAATTACACCCATGATCTGGCCATTATGTCAGAATAAAAATATACTGTCACTTGCTAGCGTGACATGTATAGGTGATTttactttttattcatttgtggaatacaggcattgctggcaaacaaacatttattgcccattccccaCTTGCCCTTGACACTGGTGGTAAACCCCTGCCTTTTGAACTACTACACTGAGTGTAGACAGAAACAAGGCAACATTTTCTCCTTTTGAAATTCTGTTGCATTTTGTTACTGTTAAGTTTTCTACCCATCCTGATGGTGAACCCCATTCCCAATCTGTGGAGTTGGGCTTCctacatttttattctcttttacTTGAGAGCTACTAGGTAATAATGGGTTTGTGGGTTTGGTTTGCCTGCTATAGTGCTGCAGAAccacaaatagtttttttttagaaaaaaagttGCTTAAAGCAATCTATTCTAATCATTCCTCCAGTAATATTTTGTACAAGTCAACTGTGTTCAAATTTAAAAAGCTAGGAAAAGAAATTGGCAGAGTTTGCTACAAAGAGTTTACTCTGGGATATGATtaggctggaaagggtgcagaaaaaattcacaaggatgttgccaggactcaattagcctgagttatagggagaggttgggcaggctaggactttattcattggagcttaagagactgaggggtcaccattagagatgtataaaatcatgaggaggatAGATAGGAATGAATGCACAAtgtccagggaaagggaatcaaaaactagaggtttaaggtgagaagggaaggatttaaaagggacctgaggggtaacttcttcacacaggggatggtgcatatatggaatgatccAACAGAAGTGGTTTTGcaaggtacaataataacatttaaaaggcagttggacagatagtattggtttattattgtcacatgttactGAGATgtagtgaaaagcatttgttttgcatgccatccaagcagatcatTGCCATACATAAGTCcatcaaggtagtgaaaagaaaaacggaatgcagaatatattctgACAGACttagaattgagatttaaaagacTAGAACGATTATAATAAATAAATCAGCTCGCAAAGACTTGCCACAGTCCGGTgccaggtttggagggatgtggggaaatgagactagcttagatgggcatcttggttggcatggatgagttgaacaaagcacctgtttctgtgctgtattagtctatgactctataaaacatTCCTTTTTTTCATACCTTTGCACACTTGAATACAtcttatttctttaaaattaaatccttttctgtctcaattttctgaattttttttacactagGATTCTACTCCCATCGTGAAACTATAAATGGTTCCTGGTACATTCAAGATCTCTGCAAGGTATTCGAGACCTATGGCTCTCAGCTCGAGTTCACAGAGCTTCTGACGCTGGTGAATAGGAAGGTGTCAGAGCGAAGTGTGCATAACTGCACTGATCGTACTGCAATAGGGAAGAAACAAATCCCCTGCTTTGCCTCTATGCTTACAAAGAAACTGTATTTTAAACCAAAGACTTCATAGCAATTCATAATTTGTTTCCTTAGCTGACTGGTTTATTGGGACAAATGAGGACATTTTAATCATGTGACTATTAAAATCTGAGCTTTTgtagaattcaaaaaaaattatatttaaaggaCTAAAGTGCAACTGTAAACATAAAGCAATGAACAGCAAAACTGACAGTCAAATAATACATTTTTGGTTATAATAAATGCTCTATTGTACAACTATAAAATATGATTTACATAAATGGTTAAACAAAGGCTGTCTTCCTCTTCTATCCAGTCATAGGATAGGTAACAGTTAGAATTATGTCcagctttaaaaataattacatgGTTCTACCTTTTTGATTAAACTTGGGTGCAGTGTGTTGCACAAATAGACATCTGTTCAATTTTACCAGAAGTCTTCTatacttctgaagggcaattaaatAATAGCTTTTGATATGATCATGTAGCAATCACATCTTCACATATTAAGTAAATTTTGGAAATGAaccaaggcttttttttaaattaagaaaagGTATTTTTCtacccattgtttttttttaatcttttttttagatCTGGTGCTTATTCTTCTATTTTCTTCTCTCCAACATTCTTGAATGAAGCACTAATCAACTAATTTGGTCATGTATGTGGCTTTTTCTTGGTGTGAGCTTTGTGTATAAATATGCTGGTTGGGAAAATTCTGTCACAGGATCTCAGGCAACCTATTTGTCCCAAATCCCTTTTTCCTCTCTTAGGTTCCTAGTAGGCATTTGTGAGAAAGCTAGTGCCTTGAAATCTATTTCATGGAAAGTTAACCTTGATGGAATATGGATGTGAAATTAGCTGTGTATTTGTTTTCTTGTAGGTCAGACACAATGTGAATTTTATATAATCTTGAACAATTCAAATAAATGGTGAATTTGATACTCAACTACATTTGTATTTTGTAAAGCCAGCAACACGTCTAAAATTTCAGCTTTTCTAGCAGGTTTGAAAATCAATAAGCTTAATTTTGGGAGAAAGGTCTTAGTAGGTTGTGAAGTTAGATGGTATCCTTGTCCCTAACTATATCCCCACAAAGTTTAGTCCCAGAACTGAGAGAACCTACTCGGGTTCATGGTTTTGACACAAGCAGGTTTTGTGGAAATGGGAACAGAAAGAACAGGAGTGAGCTATTCAGCCCCTTATGCCTGCGgctcattcatcaagatcatggctgatcaacttCAGCTCTATTTTCTGCACAATCCCtatctcccttgattcccttcatgtccAGAAATCCGCTACTCTGTATTTTGATTACATCAACGACTGtgttggagaattccaaaaattccctaccctctgagtgaaaaaatttcttcGCTTTCTGagacccttttattctgagacagtgaccttggttctggactctTCAGCCAAGGGAAGCATCCACTCTgagtcctgtttttttttaaaaagaagtttcaatttgatcac encodes:
- the LOC127583543 gene encoding caspase-6-like; this encodes MADIARDTTEVDYPTIFQSFDQMDPSLEYNMKHRRRGIALIFNHEHFYWYLGLPSRGGTNADKMNLERRLRDLGFDVSAYDNLKSTEILEIIHKVATSDHSDADCFLCIFLSHGENDHIFAYDAKINLQELVARFRGDKCSSLVGKPKIFIIQACRGDKHDDPVMPKDEVDSMRKSPAKNEVVVDAGTMPTLPAGADFIMCYSVAEGFYSHRETINGSWYIQDLCKVFETYGSQLEFTELLTLVNRKVSERSVHNCTDRTAIGKKQIPCFASMLTKKLYFKPKTS